DNA from Evansella sp. LMS18:
GTGTGTTAATGAGGTTTCTGATGCTTCCTTAAGCAGATGCGTATCACTTTCCGGGTTTTCACGCGAGATTCCGCTTAAAAGCGGTTTATATACGCCGATATTAATTTGCTTCTCCTTAAGTACTGCGGCAATACCACTTGTTATGATAGTTTTTCCTACACCTGTGTCTGTACCAGTAATAAAAAATCCCCTCATGAGATAATCATCAACTCCCTTCCAATATCATTAAATTTAGTAAGCAAATGGTCTACTTCTGAATCATTATGAGAGGCAGTAACAGTGAGCCGGATCCGGCTTTCTCCTTTGGGAACAGTTGGCGGACGAATAGCAGGTGCATAAATCCCGTTTTCCTGGAGCTTATTTGAGAATCTAACTGACTTATCTGCTTCACCTATTATCACAGGGACAATCGGTGTATCCCCTCCATATACAGTGAATCCCATTTCTTCCAGCGTGCTTTTAATTCTCCTAACCTTTTTGAGCAGCCTGTTCCTTTTTTCCTGGCTGTTCTCGATTATATCTAATGCAGCACTGGAGGCTGCACAGCTTGACGGAGGAAGTGCTGTTTGAAAAATAAATGTTCTCGTATGATTTAGCAGGAAATCTATTAACAATCTTGCCCCCGTAACAAAACCACCTTCAACTCCAGCTGCTTTACTTAAGGTACCAATGACTACATCTGGAGAAACTCCAAAATACTCACTCGTTCCCCCTCCACTTTCTCCCAGTACACCTGTTGCATGTGCATCATCGACAATGACATATGCATCGTATCGTTTAGCCAGTTTCATTATGTGATCTAATGGAGCAATCGTTCCATCCATACTAAAAACACCATCTGTAACAATAAATCTTCGAGTATAAGTTTGTGTTTCTTTTAGTTTTTTCTCC
Protein-coding regions in this window:
- the bioF gene encoding 8-amino-7-oxononanoate synthase, encoding MSMEQWLSEKINKTRKAGLYRELRTMSNAPEPEMTVNGSPQLIFSSNNYLGLANDPVLIAKASKTIQEFGVGSSGSRLTTGNTIWHEKLEQRIADFKRMEAALLFSSGYLANVGVLSSLPEKGDVLLSDQLNHASIIDGCRLSKAETVIYKHADMGNLEKKLKETQTYTRRFIVTDGVFSMDGTIAPLDHIMKLAKRYDAYVIVDDAHATGVLGESGGGTSEYFGVSPDVVIGTLSKAAGVEGGFVTGARLLIDFLLNHTRTFIFQTALPPSSCAASSAALDIIENSQEKRNRLLKKVRRIKSTLEEMGFTVYGGDTPIVPVIIGEADKSVRFSNKLQENGIYAPAIRPPTVPKGESRIRLTVTASHNDSEVDHLLTKFNDIGRELMIIS